From the genome of Tsukamurella pulmonis:
CGCAGCAGGATGTCGACCCACTCCACTCCCAGGCGCCGCGCCAGGCCGGGCGCGCGGGTCCGGGTGCCGGCCCAGAACCCGAAGAGCCCGCCCACTCCCGCGATCAGCGGCACGGCCAGCGCGGCGCGGTGGCGCGCGATCCACTGCTCCTGCAGGGGATTGCCGAAGCCGACGAGCAGCACGTCCGGTGCGGCCGCGGTGATCGCCGCCAGGATCTCGGGGCAGTCGTCGAGGTCGAAGAAGCCGTGGTGGCGGCCCACGATCTCGACCGGGAAGCGCTGCGCGGCCGCCGCGGCCGCGGCCGCGTTCACCTCCTCGGTCCCACCCAGCAGGTACACCCGCAGGCCGGGCGCCGCCGCCAGCAGCGCGGGGATCACGTCGGTGCCGTTGAGGTTCGCGCGCAGCCGCACGCCGCGCATCCGCGCGGCCCCCGCACACCGGTGCCGTCCCCGAAGACGAACG
Proteins encoded in this window:
- a CDS encoding WecB/TagA/CpsF family glycosyltransferase, giving the protein MRLRANLNGTDVIPALLAAAPGLRVYLLGGTEEVNAAAAAAAAQRFPVEIVGRHHGFFDLDDCPEILAAITAAAPDVLLVGFGNPLQEQWIARHRAALAVPLIAGVGGLFGFWAGTRTRAPGLARRLGVEWVDILLREPHKARRYLLGNPAFLARAARTRAADLRS